The Corynebacterium occultum sequence TCTGGTTCATCCTTTTTGCCGTCACAGCCAACCTGATCTCCAGTGGGGTGGGTTCGGTGGCCATGAGACTGCTGCACCTGCAGTCACATGGTGGCGTATTGATGCTGGGTTCTGCGGTGCTGATAGCCATCGGCGCCTTCTATGTCTTCACCGGTGAGGGCTGGTGGTTGGCCATCTCGGTGGCCATCGTGGTGGGAATTTTCCTGGCCTGGTGGATCATCCTCTACAACCGGGGCAGGGGAGTGCTGATGGATGGGGATGTCCGGCCCTGTCGTTTCCTGATCAACCCGCCCCGCTACCTCATTGCCCGCCGCTATGAGACCATGCGCCACACCATTCATCCGGGGGAGGACAACTCCTCCTTCGGTGCTGAGACCGCTGAGCAGGTGGATCAGTAGCGGGGGATCCTGGTTCCCTCCACCCAGCGATGAGCCAGGTGAATCCACTAGAGTCAGGGGCATGCTGAGAATCGGACTCACCGGCGGAATCGGCAGCGGAAAATCCACCGTTGCCCAGATGTTCATCGACAGGGGAATCCCCGTCATCGACGCAGATCAGGTGGCACGCGAGGTTGTTGAACCCGGGCAGCCAGCCCTGCGGCGACTGGCCGAAGCTTTCGGGGAGGACATCCTCAACGAGGACGGCAGCCTCAAGCGATCCGAACTCGCCCGCCGTGCCTTCGTGGATCGCAGCCACACCGAAATCCTCAACGCGATCACCCATCCCGCCATCGAGGACACCGTGGGGGAACGTTTCGCCGCCTTTGCCGAGGCCGACACCCCGGCCGTGATCTATGACATGCCGCTGTTGGTGGACAAGAACCTCCATCTGGAGATGGGGATGGTCATCGTCGTCGATGTGGAGCTGGAGACCCGTGTCAAGCGTCTGACCGAATCCCGTGGTCTGGACGGCGATGATGCCCGCCGCCGCATCGCCTCCCAAGTGGATGATGCCACCCGGTTGGCCGCCGCAGACCTGGTCATCGACAATAACCGCAGCCTGGAGGATCTGATTCCCCAGGTGGAGAAGGCGGTGGAGGAGATCAACCGCCGGGTGGCTGCGGCTTAAGGTTCTTGCCCCAGGTGGTGCCCGAGGGGCAGATTCAGGGGGCTGTTGTGGGACCCCGGATGGGCCTACCCTTAAAGCCATGAAGACATTCCTCATCGCAGCAACCGCAGGGGTCATGACTTCACTCGGCCTGAGCCGGGACCCCCTGAACACTGCCGGAGACCAGAGCGGTTGGATCAGCCTCCTGGTGGCCGGACTGCTGGTCATCCTGATCGGCCTGATCACCCTGGCGCTCTCTAAGCCGGCGAAGCCCGGGAACTAAAGCCCCGGCAGCGCTTATCGACGCCCCCCGTTCCCGGCCCGAGGTGGGGGGTGCGTTCTCAGGTTTCTGGCCTAAGATCTGAAGATATGGACCTTCATCCGAATGTGCAGCCCTATGAGTTCCTTCTCGGCACCTGGACCGGCGAAGGAAAGGGAATCTATCCCACCATCAGCAAATTCTCCTACACCGAGACCCTGAGCTTTGCCGCTATCCCGGGCAAACCTTTCCTCCGCTATGAGCAGAAGACCATGGGTCCGCAGGGGCCGATGCATACCGAGGTCGGTTATCTCCGCCCGGTGGCCGAGGATCGCCTGGAGCTGGTGGTCGCCCAGCCGACCGGACAGACTGAATTGCTGGAAGGCGAGGTCCGTTCGGAGGGAAGGCTTTTCGTCTTCGAGAAATCAGTGGTGAAAAGTTCCGCTACCGCCAAGCAGGTGGATGCCACGAAGCGGACCTACACCTTCAATCCGGAGCGCACCGAGATGCTCACCGCATTCGGTATGGCCGCCGTCGGTCAGCCCATGCAGCAGCACCTGGAGAGTCGATTGCTCAAGGGGTCGTAGGAATTGAAGAGCAGCAGGGAGAACCTGCTAGAGATCTTCCCGGTGTGGCTGCAGGCCGCCGCAGAGGTGGTTCACTCTCTCCGAGACGCTATTTTTCTTCCCGGACTGCCGGGTGGCGGTGGGAGGGGAGATCTACCTCAATAATGAGAAGCTGAAGGATTTCCCGGTGCCCCTGCTCGTTGACCGGGACGGTCTGATCGATGATCTGCTGGCCCATGAACCCGGCACCTTCTTCTACCCCGGCAATACCCTCAACTTCACATCCACCTGGGAAGAGGCGACTCCAGCGCAGGTGAAGGATTACCTCTGGTACACATTGGAGAACTCTCTCTTCCTTTTCAGCTTCAGGGTGGAGTTCGAGGTCGACATGAACCGCAGGAACCCCGAGAATTCTCCCTATTCTCCCTGTTACAGCTGCTATGTGGGGTCTTTTTCGGAAGGCGTTGAACCGAAGTCCAGATCGGTGGGCTGGGGGAGATGATGGTGAAAGGATCAACCCTCTGAGATACCTCTCGACTGGGGGCGGTTAGGGGGTGCATGTCCGAAGAGTCATGCGGCCCACACGCCTGATGTAGCATCATATTTTTCTCCCAGATTTTTCACAGAAAGGCCGATAGGTCCTATGCGTTCGACACGCCCCTACCTTATTTTCTCCGTGTCCCTGCTCGCCGCTACGACTCTTTCCGGGTGCACCAGCTCTGGTGAGAGCACCCAGGTGACCTCCTATGTCACGGAAACCCTCACCAGCGCGGCGGACGAAGGTTCCTCGCAGGATATGGCAACCGGTGCATCTGAGCCGTCTGGGGCAGCCCCTTCGGTGAACGCAGTTGTCGGGGCGTATTCGGCGGTTCTGGATAACCCAGGTCAGTACTCCTACACCGGAGGTGCGGATTATCCCCTCAACGGCGAATACCAGTACGCCCTTGTGGAAATGACCGGCGGGGGTTTCCCGGAACTTCTGGTTCAGGCGATGAGCGCTGAACACATCAACCCGATCCGGGTGTTCAGCACCACTGATGACGGCACCCTGGCATCACCCCAGGACACTCTGGTCAGCGGAGCCGCCGGGGCAGGTGGCTACCGCGCCGGAATCTTTGGTGCCCCTGAGGGCAACCGCCTCTTCCAGGCGGAGTGGCATTCGGTCCAACCGGGGATGTCCATCAGGGGGTTTGTCCTCCAGGGGGATCGTCTGGTCTCCAACGGTGAGGAATGGGAGGATGACCAGCTTGCGCCTTCCGATGCCTTGGCCACCATCACCTTCCACCCACTCAATAACCGGGGCCCGCTGGAGACCATGACATCTGGCGCTGGCACGGGAAATGCCAGCAGCGGAGTGGAGGCGAATGCAGGTGCCCCCAGCCCCACCCTCGCACCTTCGGCCAGCACCGGAAATACTGCGGCAGGTACTGTTCGGGTGTTGACCGCACCGGAACTGGCTCAGCTCCAGGGGCATGCTCAGACCCCCAACGGTGAGGGGCCCGAACATCGTTTCGCCATGTTCATCTTCGATTCCCCCACGGCGTTCACCGCTAAAGCTTCGGGTGACCGCGGAGCCCTGCAGGAGCGGGAGGCATCCATGGTCCTGATCGGATCACATACCCCGCACACCTCCAATGCCATCGGCTTTGACCTGGAAGGACAGCACCTGACCTTGTCTTTCGATCAGAATGGCTGCTGGTTTCCTTCGGATGCTTCGCTGCCACTCGGACAGCCCCGTTGCTCTGACTTCACTCAGCAATAACTCCCCTGCGGTAGACAGCCTTTTGGGGTGCATGAGTCCACTGCCAGGTCTGGCCAGAGGGATATAGCTCCTGGCATTGAGTGCTGGGGGTGAAATCGGCGACCCTGTTCTGAGGGGTGGAACACTCCTGCTCCGGGTTTCCTCCATCATGGGACAGTGAGATGCAACCTGGGTGATGCAGGATAAGATCCTGCTCCGAAGAATTTCTCTCGAAGGAAGGTAATCCACCATGACCACGTTGCTTTCAGAGCGCACCGCGCTGCTTGTTGTTCACCTGCAGCACGATATCGTCTCCCCGGGCACCGCATTCGGTTCTCTTTTCCATACGCAGGTGGAGGCCCGAAACATCCTGGCCCAGTGCGATAAGGCAATGAAGGCGGTGCGCGAGGCCGGTGGGCTGGTGGTCCCGCTGCAAATCGCCTTCCGGGAGGACTACTCGAACCTCAATCCCTCCCTCCCCCTGCTACAGATGGTGGAGCAGGCCGGCTGCCTCAAGGACGGTAGCCGAGGCGCTGCCCTGGTCGACGATATCTCGGTGGAACCTGGTGATCTGGTTATCACCCATCAGCGGCCAGGTCCCTTCACCGACACTGACCTTCACCAGGTGCTGCAGGAGAGGGGAATTGAGAATGTGCTGGTCTGCGGGGTGGCCACCAATGCTTCCGTGGAAGGGGCTGCCCGCCAGGCCGCGGACCTCGGCTACCACACGGTGGTCTTGACGGACGCCTCTTCGGCAGCTGAGGAAGCAGCCCACGAGGCGTCACTGGCATCCCTCAGCCTTGTCGCCCAACACGGAAGTGTGGCAGAGCTGACTGCCTGAGGGGGTTCAGCTCTCCTCGGTTACTGAGCTTCTCCGGGGTTCCGGCGGTGCGGGCATTTCAGTGGGCCCCTGATCCAGCCGGAAGGGTGGGTAATCATCCCGGAGCAGCAGTACGTAGGTGGAAACCCGGTAGACCCATCGGTTCAGCCCCATGACCAGATCAAAGATCCCTCGGCGGTAAGTCCCGGTGAACAGCAGTACCACTGCCGCGATGAGCACCAGAATTCCTAGCAGGGACATACCCCAGCCGGTGTTGTCGCGGACCGAACCGATTCCGACAGCCCCGCCGCTACCGGTGAGGATCCCCACGATGAGCAGGTGTGGGATGGCCAGCAGCCACCACTTCACCAGCACCAGGCCCCGGGAGAGTCGTTCGGGATAGTCCACATCCAGCTCCGCGGGGTAGTCGGCCGCCGCTAGGGTGAAGGGGGGATACCGGTCGGTACCCAGGGCTGAGTAGGCATAGAATCCCACCCGCCAGCTCCAGCGCAGCACCCCGACGCTGAAGGAGAACCAGGAACGGGGATAGCGGCCGGTGAACAGTATCGCCAGTCCGGCGGCAATGGTGGTGATCATCAGGGCAAACCACAACAGACCCAGAATGAAGTAGTGCGGGATCGCCAGCAGCCACTTGATCAACCACAATCCCCGGGAAAGCGCAGGGTCCAGATGACCGCTGAAGGCCAGGGGACAGGGGCCTGGCAGATCTGTTCCTCGCTGGGTGCGCTTATCGACGTCGCGGCCCAGCCCGGCGGTGCCGAAGAGGAGCAGGGGAATGCCAAGGAGCAGCCCCACCAATCCGGCGATCAACGTTCCGGGGTTAGCGAGTCCAAGCAGTTCCGTGCGGGCGCCAACCTGTAGATCTGCCCACACCGGCCGGGTGCCGTCCGCATTCATCACCACCAGAGTCCACTGGCCCGGCTGCAGGTCGAAAGTGATCTCCTGGGTGTCGGTACCTGATGCTGAAATCGCCCAGAAATCTTGTTCACCCGGCGGTGTTGCAGGTTGAATCCCCGACACCTCCCGGAGTGCCTCCCGCTTATCCGACGACCAGGACCATTGTGCCGGATCCGGTCCCATACCTGACCAGGGCAGGTCTTCGAGAACGGAGTAACCAACACCCTCAAGATAGGAGGAGGTGTCCTCGGAGTCAGCGATACCGAGGAAAATTTCCTGGCCGGGGATGATGGACGTCACCCTGACCTGGATGCTGGCCAGTTCCTCAAGTGGTGGGACACCGGAAAGCCCCGCATCGTCGGGGGCAAACACCGCGGATGCGGTGGCGATCGCATACCCGGCGCTCTGGAGTTCTTCGGAACTGCTGGAGATATATCGCCCATCCTGCTGGGCTGACTCGGCACTCATGAGCACCGCCCCTATGATGGTCAGACTCAAACCCATTGAGGTGAGGAGAACCCCCACTACGAGCAGGACCCAGTTCAGCGGTTTCATACGTGGAGGTTCTTCGGTGGATGAGGGATGTGGACTGATCGGATATGTCGGATCTGCATCCATGATGGTTCCTCTGGAGGGGAGAGTTACTGAAATTGAATGATGAGTCGGGGCTGGTGTGCACTATTCAACACCATTTCAATTGAATTTCCTTATCATATTCAAATACTAATTCTATCAGTCTCTTGGTTTGGGGTAAAGGGGTAAACCAGATCCCAGGGACTCTCCTGAACCCAGGGGAAGGTTTCCAGGTTCCCCGACAGCCACCGGCCCAGTGGATAAGTAATCTGGACCAGACCAGGGGCAATTCCACAGCAGTGCCGGATCTCATTCAGCCCAGGAAAGGTGAATTCATGACCATCGTGGACAATGCCGTGTACGTGAACGGATACCGGACCGATGATCCGCAGAATCTAGACCAGACCTATGAGATGATGCGGACCCACGCAGGCCTGGCATGGATCGACCTGGATCACCCCGATGAAGCAGAAATCCAGTCGATCACAGCAGAATTCGGCCTGCATGACCTCGCCGTCAGGGACACACTCCACGGCCACCAGCGCGCAAAGCTGGAGCACTACGGGGACATCATCTTCACCGTGCTGCGCCCGGCCCGATACCGGGATGAAACTGAAAAGGTGGAGTTCGGTGAGCTGCACGTGTTCATCGGCCCGGACTTCGTGGTCACCATTGAACAGACCCAGTCCCCACACCTGGATCAGGCCCGTAAAAAGCTGGAGGCAGCCCCGAAAATACTGGCACTGGGCCCACTCGCGGTGCTCTATGGAATCCTCAACGAAGTCGTAGACGGGTACACCCCAGTGGTCTCCGGCCTCGAGAATGACATCGATGAAATCGAGGACGACCTCTTCGGTGCCAGCGCAGATGTGGCCCGGCGAATCTACGAACTCTCTCGCGAAGTCATCGAATTCCAACGCGCCACCCACCCCTTGGGCACCATCGTGGAGACCCTGCAACAGGGATCAGGGAAATACGTAGTGGACACCGAACTTCAGGATCGGCTGCACAACATCCACAACCGCATCATCCGGGTGGTTGAACGCGGAGACGCATTCCGGCTACTGCTCCAGAATGCCCTCAGCGTCCATGCCACCCTGGTAGCCCAACGACAGAACGAGGAAATGCGGCGCCTGAGCGAATCCAGCCTGGCCCAGAATGAAGACGTCAAGAAGATCTCTTCCTGGGCAGCCATCCTCTTCGCTCCCACCGTCGTCGGTACCGTCTACGGAATGAACTTCCACTCCATGCCCGAACTGGGCTGGCTCCTGGGCTATCCACTCGCAGTAGGACTCATGGTGACCCTCAGCGTGGGGCTGTACGTGACCTTCAAACGCCGCGGATGGCTCTGATACCCGCGCCGGGACAAACTTCCCGGCTGGGGGGGTGACATTTCTCCGCTAACTCAGCTCCACACCTTCCTGGCTGACCGCGAAGCTGTAGAAGTCGATGGCGCACATCACGCGGACATCGCCTTCTGGGATAGCGCAGCTGACGGGTCCGTGAACAACCCGGGATCCGGGCTGGAGCACCTGGGTCTGCTCATGGGGAAAGAAGATCCGGTTGACATTGTGAGTGGTCGCCGGCTCACCCTGGTGAACAGAGACCGCATTGATATCCCCCTCACCCTCGTGGGAACACATGGCGGTGGGATCCTCCTCGGCATACATTTCACAGTAGGTGCCGTCCGGGCCCTGGAACTGTAGACCTGGTTGCGACGGGAAGATCAGGGAGGAGACGAAGGGGGAAGAGTCAATTTCGGGGACGTCGGCTATCTCCTCGACAAAACGACTGCCGGGGATCCCCACCCAGGGATCGGAGGTTTCCGCCGGGCTACTTTCCGACGTCATCTCCGGAGTGGTTTCCGTGACCGTCGTGGGGGCCGGGGCTGGTGGGAGGCTTTCCGTGACTGTTGCGGTGGTTGCCACCGCGGTCGTGCTGTCTGCCGGTGCCTCTTCGCTGGCACAGCTCATGAGGGCGGTGGCTCCCAGGAGAAGAGCTGCCAAGGTCGTGCTGGTTCGGAAGTTTGGGGTGCATTGCTTCACTTTGATCACGCTCCTTGCGTGGAAAGCCTAGATTGCTAAAAGCGATGTGGAAACCTTATATGTCTAATTGAGATGCTTCTGTCACCAAGTCGTCAACGCGAAAAGCGGGGGGTGATTCTTCGGCAGGGCCGCAATTTGCAGAGGGATGACACATGCCCATCGTTGGTGGAGTACTGAACGTACCGCGGGGAGACTTCTCCTCACCCCGGATCGAGAGACGGGAACGTAGCGGCGCTCGCGATGGCGGCCCGGGGAAGGTGAACTAACTGGTGGGTAAGTCCGGTTCAACAGTCCTCACCAGCCGGATATCCTCGCTCGGCTCGAATGCGGACCTTCCCCACCACGGGGCCGTCGATAAGCACCCCCGAACGGAGTATCCTGTGGGTTATGGCTTTCGCTGCTGAACATCCCGTCCTGTCCCATTCCGAGCACCGCCCGGTCGGCGAGATCGAACGTTCCGATGCGAAGTTCGAGGTCATCTCGGAATTTCAGCCGGCCGGTGATCAGCCGGCCGCCATCAAGGAGCTCGATGAGCGTCTGCGCCGTGGTGAGGAGGACATTGTCCTGCTCGGTGCCACCGGTACCGGTAAGTCGGCGACGGCCGCCTGGCTGATCGAGAAGCAGCAGCGCCCCACCCTGGTGATGGCACCGAATAAGACCCTGGCCGCCCAGCTGGCCAATGAGCTGCGCCAGCTGCTGCCCAATAACGCGGTGGAGTACTTCGTCTCCTATTACGACTACTACCAGCCTGAGGCGTATATCGCGCAGACGGACACCTACATTGAGAAGGACTCCTCGATCAATGAGGATGTGGAGCGTCTGCGGCACTCCGCGACATCATCCCTGCTGTCAAGGAGGGATGTCGTGGTGGTCTCCTCGGTGTCCTGCATCTACGGTCTGGGTACCCCGCAGTCCTACCTGGATCGTTCCGTGGTGCTGAAGGTGGGGGAGGAGGTGGAACGTGATCGTTTCCTGCGTCTGCTGGTGGACATCCAATATGACCGCAACGACATTTCCTTCACCCGTGGCGCTTTCCGTGTCAAGGGGGACACGGTGGACATCATCCCGGCCTATGAGGAGCTGGCGGTGCGGGTGGAATTCTTCGGTGATGAAGTGGACGCCCTGTACTACATCCACCCCCTGACCGGTGACGTGATCCGCCAGGTGCAGGAGATCCGCATCTTCCCCGCCACCCACTATGTGGCCGGCCCGGAGCGCATGGAGAAGGCCGTGGCTGACATCAAGGCGGAGCTGGCGGATCGCCTGGCCAGCCTGGAGAACCGCGGCAAGCTGCTGGAGGCGCAGCGGCTGCGGATGCGCACCGAATATGACCTGGAGATGATTGAGCAGGTGGGTTTCTGCTCTGGCATCGAGAACTACTCCCGACATATCGACGGCCGCCCGGCAGGGACTTCCCCGGCTACATTGATGGATTATTTCCCGGAGGATTTCCTCACCATCATCGATGAGTCCCATGTGACTGTCCCGCAGGTCGGCGGCATGTTCGAGGGCGATATGTCCCGTAAACGCAACCTGGTGGACTTCGGTTTCCGCCTACCCTCCGCCCTGGATAACCGCCCTTTGACCTGGGAGGAGTTTGAGGAACGCAAGGGTCAGTGCGTGTACATGTCCGCGACACCGGGCAAGTATGAGATGGCCGCCTCCGGTGGTGAGTTCGTGGAGCAGGTGATTCGACCCACCGGCCTGGTTGACCCGAAGATCACCGTCAAACCGACCAAGGGCCAGATCGATGATCTGATCCACGAGATCCGGGAGCGCACCGCCAAGCAGGAGCGTGTCCTGGTGACCACCTTGACCAAGAAGATGTCGGAGGACCTCACCGAGTACCTCATGGAGAATGGCATCCGGGTGCGTTACCTCCACTCTGATATCGATACCTTGCAACGCGTGGAGCTGCTGCGTCAGCTGCGGCTGGGGGAGTATGACGTGCTGGTGGGCATCAACCTGCTGCGTGAAGGCCTTGACCTGCCTGAGGTGTCGCTCGTGGCCATCCTCGATGCAGATAAGGAGGGGTTCCTGCGTTCCACGACCTCCCTGATCCAGACGATTG is a genomic window containing:
- a CDS encoding DUF4389 domain-containing protein, producing the protein MSAESAQQDGRYISSSSEELQSAGYAIATASAVFAPDDAGLSGVPPLEELASIQVRVTSIIPGQEIFLGIADSEDTSSYLEGVGYSVLEDLPWSGMGPDPAQWSWSSDKREALREVSGIQPATPPGEQDFWAISASGTDTQEITFDLQPGQWTLVVMNADGTRPVWADLQVGARTELLGLANPGTLIAGLVGLLLGIPLLLFGTAGLGRDVDKRTQRGTDLPGPCPLAFSGHLDPALSRGLWLIKWLLAIPHYFILGLLWFALMITTIAAGLAILFTGRYPRSWFSFSVGVLRWSWRVGFYAYSALGTDRYPPFTLAAADYPAELDVDYPERLSRGLVLVKWWLLAIPHLLIVGILTGSGGAVGIGSVRDNTGWGMSLLGILVLIAAVVLLFTGTYRRGIFDLVMGLNRWVYRVSTYVLLLRDDYPPFRLDQGPTEMPAPPEPRRSSVTEES
- a CDS encoding magnesium and cobalt transport protein CorA, coding for MTIVDNAVYVNGYRTDDPQNLDQTYEMMRTHAGLAWIDLDHPDEAEIQSITAEFGLHDLAVRDTLHGHQRAKLEHYGDIIFTVLRPARYRDETEKVEFGELHVFIGPDFVVTIEQTQSPHLDQARKKLEAAPKILALGPLAVLYGILNEVVDGYTPVVSGLENDIDEIEDDLFGASADVARRIYELSREVIEFQRATHPLGTIVETLQQGSGKYVVDTELQDRLHNIHNRIIRVVERGDAFRLLLQNALSVHATLVAQRQNEEMRRLSESSLAQNEDVKKISSWAAILFAPTVVGTVYGMNFHSMPELGWLLGYPLAVGLMVTLSVGLYVTFKRRGWL
- the uvrB gene encoding excinuclease ABC subunit UvrB, translated to MAFAAEHPVLSHSEHRPVGEIERSDAKFEVISEFQPAGDQPAAIKELDERLRRGEEDIVLLGATGTGKSATAAWLIEKQQRPTLVMAPNKTLAAQLANELRQLLPNNAVEYFVSYYDYYQPEAYIAQTDTYIEKDSSINEDVERLRHSATSSLLSRRDVVVVSSVSCIYGLGTPQSYLDRSVVLKVGEEVERDRFLRLLVDIQYDRNDISFTRGAFRVKGDTVDIIPAYEELAVRVEFFGDEVDALYYIHPLTGDVIRQVQEIRIFPATHYVAGPERMEKAVADIKAELADRLASLENRGKLLEAQRLRMRTEYDLEMIEQVGFCSGIENYSRHIDGRPAGTSPATLMDYFPEDFLTIIDESHVTVPQVGGMFEGDMSRKRNLVDFGFRLPSALDNRPLTWEEFEERKGQCVYMSATPGKYEMAASGGEFVEQVIRPTGLVDPKITVKPTKGQIDDLIHEIRERTAKQERVLVTTLTKKMSEDLTEYLMENGIRVRYLHSDIDTLQRVELLRQLRLGEYDVLVGINLLREGLDLPEVSLVAILDADKEGFLRSTTSLIQTIGRAARNVSGEVIMYADKITDSMSNAIEETDRRREKQVAYNKEHGIDPQPLRKKIADILDQVYENNAEAGESSAGGDAAVIEKPDISNMPAAQVQKLIDDLSAQMGAAARELKFELAGRLRDEIAELKKELRGIKDAGI
- a CDS encoding FABP family protein — protein: MDLHPNVQPYEFLLGTWTGEGKGIYPTISKFSYTETLSFAAIPGKPFLRYEQKTMGPQGPMHTEVGYLRPVAEDRLELVVAQPTGQTELLEGEVRSEGRLFVFEKSVVKSSATAKQVDATKRTYTFNPERTEMLTAFGMAAVGQPMQQHLESRLLKGS
- a CDS encoding cysteine hydrolase family protein, whose translation is MTTLLSERTALLVVHLQHDIVSPGTAFGSLFHTQVEARNILAQCDKAMKAVREAGGLVVPLQIAFREDYSNLNPSLPLLQMVEQAGCLKDGSRGAALVDDISVEPGDLVITHQRPGPFTDTDLHQVLQERGIENVLVCGVATNASVEGAARQAADLGYHTVVLTDASSAAEEAAHEASLASLSLVAQHGSVAELTA
- the coaE gene encoding dephospho-CoA kinase (Dephospho-CoA kinase (CoaE) performs the final step in coenzyme A biosynthesis.), with the protein product MLRIGLTGGIGSGKSTVAQMFIDRGIPVIDADQVAREVVEPGQPALRRLAEAFGEDILNEDGSLKRSELARRAFVDRSHTEILNAITHPAIEDTVGERFAAFAEADTPAVIYDMPLLVDKNLHLEMGMVIVVDVELETRVKRLTESRGLDGDDARRRIASQVDDATRLAAADLVIDNNRSLEDLIPQVEKAVEEINRRVAAA